In a genomic window of Theropithecus gelada isolate Dixy chromosome 15, Tgel_1.0, whole genome shotgun sequence:
- the PAXX gene encoding protein PAXX isoform X1, which translates to MDPLSPPLCTLPPGPEPPRFVCYCEGEGSGEGDGGGFNLYVTDAAELWSTCFTPDSLAALKARFGLSAAEDITPRFRVACEQQAVALTLQEDRASLTLSGGPSALAFDLSKVPGPEAASRLQALTLGLAKRVWSLERRLAAAEETAASPRKSPRPAGPQLFLPDPDPQRGGPGPGVRRRCPGESLINPGFKRNQLVAWTLMRPEGAAQVWPHGESACEGTGSLRGPHQRPPPHHHLHLPVLGQD; encoded by the exons ATGGATCCGCTGTCGCCGCCGCTCTGCACGCTGCCGCCGGGCCCCGAGCCGCCCCGCTTCGTGTGCTACTGCGAAGGGGAAGGAAGCGGGGAGGGGGACGGTGGCGGCTTCAACCTCTA CGTGACCGACGCCGCGGAGCTTTGGAGCACCTGCTTCACGCCGGACAGCCTGGCGGCCCTC AAAGCCCGTTTTGGTCTGAGTGCGGCTGAGGACATCACCCCCCGGTTCAG GGTAGCCTGTGAGCAGCAAGCTGTGGCTCTCACCCTGCAGGAGGACAGAGCATCCCTGACCCTTTCAGGGGGCCCCTCGGCACTGGCCTTTGACCTCTCCAAGGTACCAGGCCCAGAGGCAGCCTCCAGACTGCAGGCGCTGACACTGGGCCTGGCAAAACGCGTGTGGAGCCTGGAGCGGCGACTGGCAG CTGCAGAAGAGACAGCTGCCAGCCCCAGGAAGAGTCCCCGGCCTGCAGGGCCTCAGCTCTTCTTACCAG ACCCAGATCCCCAGAGAGGTGGCCCTGGACCTGGGGTCAGGAGGCGGTGTCCAGGAGAGTCGCTCATCAACCCTGGGTTCAAGAG AAACCAGCTGGTGGCGTGGACTTTGATGAGACCTGAAGGTGCGGCACAAGTGTGGCCCCACGGGGAGTCTGCCTGTGAGGGGACAGGCAGTCTTCGAGGCCCTCATCAGAGACCCCCCccacaccaccacctccacctgccTGTCCTGGGCCAGGACTAA
- the CLIC3 gene encoding chloride intracellular channel protein 3 → MAETKLQLFVKASEDGESVGHCPSCQRLFMVLLLKGVPFTLTTVDTRRSPDVLKDFAPGSQLPILLYDSDAKTDTLQIEDFLEETLGPPDFPSLAPRYRESNTAGNDVFHKFSAFIKNPVPAQDEALYQQLLRALARLDSYLRAPLEHELALEPQLRESRRRFLDGDRLTLADCSLLPKLHIVDTVCAHFRQAPIPAGLRGVRRYLDSALQEKEFKYTCPHSAEILAAYRPAVHPR, encoded by the exons ATGGCGGAGACCAAGCTCCAGCTGTTTGTCAAG GCGAGTGAGGATGGGGAGAGTGTGGGTCACTGCCCCTCCTGCCAGCGGCTCTTCATGGTCCTGCTCCTCAAGGGTGTACCCTTCACCCTTACCACAGTGGACACGCGCAG GTCCCCGGACGTGCTGAAGGACTTCGCCCCCGGCTCGCAGCTGCCCATCCTGCTTTATGACAGCGATGCCAAGACAGACACGCTGCAGATCGAGGACTTTCTGGAGGAGACGCTGGGGCCGCCAGA CTTCCCCAGCCTGGCGCCTCGTTACAGGGAGTCCAACACCGCTGGCAACGACGTTTTCCACAAGTTCTCCGCGTTCATCAAGAACCCAGTGCCCGCGCAGGACGAAG CCCTGTACCAGCAGCTGCTGCGCGCCCTCGCCAGGCTGGACAGCTACCTGCGCGCGCCCCTGGAGCACGAGCTGGCGCTGGAGCCGCAGCTGCGCGAGTCCCGCCGCCGCTTCCTGGACGGCGACCGGCTCACGCTGGCCGACTGTAGCCTACTGCCCAAGCTGCACATCGTCGAC ACGGTGTGCGCGCACTTCCGCCAGGCGCCCATCCCAGCGGGGCTGCGTGGCGTCCGCCGCTACCTGGACAGCGCGCTGCAGGAGAAGGAGTTCAAATACACTTGTCCGCACAGCGCCGAGATCCTGGCGGCCTACCGGCCCGCCGTGCACCCCCGCTAG
- the PAXX gene encoding protein PAXX isoform X2 has product MDPLSPPLCTLPPGPEPPRFVCYCEGEGSGEGDGGGFNLYVTDAAELWSTCFTPDSLAALKARFGLSAAEDITPRFRVACEQQAVALTLQEDRASLTLSGGPSALAFDLSKVPGPEAASRLQALTLGLAKRVWSLERRLAAAEETAASPRKSPRPAGPQLFLPDPDPQRGGPGPGVRRRCPGESLINPGFKSKKPAGGVDFDET; this is encoded by the exons ATGGATCCGCTGTCGCCGCCGCTCTGCACGCTGCCGCCGGGCCCCGAGCCGCCCCGCTTCGTGTGCTACTGCGAAGGGGAAGGAAGCGGGGAGGGGGACGGTGGCGGCTTCAACCTCTA CGTGACCGACGCCGCGGAGCTTTGGAGCACCTGCTTCACGCCGGACAGCCTGGCGGCCCTC AAAGCCCGTTTTGGTCTGAGTGCGGCTGAGGACATCACCCCCCGGTTCAG GGTAGCCTGTGAGCAGCAAGCTGTGGCTCTCACCCTGCAGGAGGACAGAGCATCCCTGACCCTTTCAGGGGGCCCCTCGGCACTGGCCTTTGACCTCTCCAAGGTACCAGGCCCAGAGGCAGCCTCCAGACTGCAGGCGCTGACACTGGGCCTGGCAAAACGCGTGTGGAGCCTGGAGCGGCGACTGGCAG CTGCAGAAGAGACAGCTGCCAGCCCCAGGAAGAGTCCCCGGCCTGCAGGGCCTCAGCTCTTCTTACCAG ACCCAGATCCCCAGAGAGGTGGCCCTGGACCTGGGGTCAGGAGGCGGTGTCCAGGAGAGTCGCTCATCAACCCTGGGTTCAAGAG TAAGAAACCAGCTGGTGGCGTGGACTTTGATGAGACCTGA
- the LCNL1 gene encoding LOW QUALITY PROTEIN: lipocalin-like 1 protein (The sequence of the model RefSeq protein was modified relative to this genomic sequence to represent the inferred CDS: substituted 1 base at 1 genomic stop codon) gives MVGVVSDDQDFLDSKDTMKMPVVLVTPLENSDLALKFGYPMSDGRCQKMNMTFTKGAVGGSFPSPAVALTDIRVAFSNYQHFALLYLETQKGGLQNQXLQLYSGRAVVSTDTPQLRVWNVPLCLHQCLLHQEGGTAGSWCLWPQSRPLPAPLTPPCPSHPLFAPPTPSLSLSRPPHLQLEPRSCFPKAPRRCTYWRPKWPQARTSCCPVG, from the exons ATGGTCGGGGTGGTGTCAGATGACCAGGACTTCCTGGACTCCAAGGACACCATGAAGATGCCTGTGGTCTTAGTGACCCCCTTGGAGAACAGTGACCTGGCCCTCAAGTTTGGATATCCCAT GTCCGATGGCAGGTGCCAGAAAATGAACATGACTTTCACCAAGGGTGCTGTAGGGGGCAGTT TCCCTTCTCCAGCCGTGGCCCTGACTGACATCCGAGTGGCCTTCTCCAACTACCAGCACTTTGCCTTGCTGTACTTGGAGACGCAGAAAGGGGGCCTGCAGAACCAGTGACTGCAGCTCTACAGTGGGCGGGCTGTGGTGTCTACAGACACCCCCCAGCTTCGGGTCTGGAACGTCCCCCTGTGCCTGCACCAGTGCCTTCTGCACCAGGAAGGCGGAACCGCTGGCTCCTGGTGTCTGTGGCCGCAGTCCcggcccctccctgcccctctcacccctccctgcccctctcaCCCTCTCTTCGCCCCTCCAACCCCTTCCCTTTCGCTCAGCCGCCCTCCTCACCTTCAGCTCGAGCCCCGGAGCTGTTTCCCGAAGGCGCCCAGAAGATGCACCTACTGGCGCCCCAAGTGGCCCCAAGCCAGGACGTCCTGCTGCCCAGTTGGGTGA